Proteins encoded within one genomic window of Candidatus Niyogibacteria bacterium:
- a CDS encoding transposase: MKKYRIAPEFKEQILTRIKNEGVSVLQAAEDHGVSTHSIYKWLGGGADALSCVEMAKLRRENKSLPELVGEMTLKLSETQKRIEKN, translated from the coding sequence ATGAAAAAATATCGCATCGCTCCCGAATTTAAGGAGCAAATATTAACCCGCATTAAAAACGAGGGTGTGTCGGTTCTTCAGGCCGCCGAAGACCACGGCGTTTCAACGCACAGCATATATAAATGGCTGGGCGGCGGCGCGGACGCCCTGTCCTGCGTCGAGATGGCGAAACTTCGAAGAGAAAATAAATCTCTGCCGGAGCTAGTCGGAGAAATGACCCTGAAGCTCTCCGAAACCCAAAAAAGAATTGAGAAAAATTAA